A window from Sphingobacterium hotanense encodes these proteins:
- a CDS encoding cation:proton antiporter has translation MNKVFDHLAHAFEAPLTNPVLIFSLVLFIILLSPILLRPIKVPGIIGLIISGMIIGPHGLNWLEKNSAVDLFSTIGLLYIMFIAGLELDMNEFKKTKHKSLMFGFFTFIIPISIGFPVCYYVLDYSLLSSILIASMFATHTLVSYPIVNRYGISKNEAVAITIGGTILTDTAVLIILAVIKGASQGDINNEFWVTLGVSFAIFLFIMFGVIPKIAKWFFEKIEGEKTAHYIFVLTVVFFAAFLAEMANLEPIIGAFVAGLALNKLIPHSSALMNRVEFIGNAIFIPFFLISVGMIVDISVFTKGEGLTVFYVAGVLTLVGVVGKFLAATATQWVFKYNNNERNLIFGLSNAHAAATLAIIMVGYNNDIIDENVLNGTIVLILVSCIIASIVTENASKKIVMAGHQDQEHMEHVEEHEEQILIPIANLNNMEAILDFATLIKSKKSPHPLNILSVVPNDEQAERNVHLARQNLDKMAKYASGSETDVELITAIDFNIANGIGRASREAFADCLILGWPSATSFVEKIVGEKTESILNRTDASLFMCRLDKPFITNKSITIFVPPLAESEVGFAYWMEKMSKFAQELSLPIRYVCNFRTKQAIEIMLDTLKSSIPVSYDLYEDWDNIYGLATFSNADSLLVFVSSRYGEVSYRDSLDGLAKRVGKYYKNQNLILIFPARLADMHIDEYEDVQTAPIFRKISREIGNMFGKDKN, from the coding sequence ATGAACAAAGTTTTTGACCACTTAGCCCATGCTTTTGAAGCGCCATTAACCAATCCCGTCCTAATATTTTCCCTTGTCTTATTCATCATTCTCTTATCACCAATCTTATTACGCCCAATTAAAGTACCGGGTATAATCGGTTTGATTATTTCAGGGATGATCATTGGACCGCATGGTCTAAATTGGCTGGAGAAAAATTCGGCGGTTGATTTATTCTCCACTATTGGATTGCTCTATATCATGTTTATTGCGGGTTTAGAGCTTGATATGAATGAGTTTAAAAAGACCAAACATAAGAGTCTGATGTTTGGATTCTTTACTTTCATCATCCCGATTTCTATTGGATTCCCGGTCTGTTATTATGTCTTGGACTACAGTCTACTTTCGAGTATCCTCATTGCGAGTATGTTCGCAACGCATACATTGGTTTCCTATCCAATCGTTAACCGCTACGGTATTTCGAAAAATGAAGCTGTCGCTATTACCATTGGTGGTACTATCCTTACGGATACTGCTGTACTGATAATTCTGGCAGTGATCAAGGGCGCCTCGCAAGGTGACATCAATAACGAGTTCTGGGTGACATTAGGCGTATCTTTCGCCATCTTCCTTTTCATAATGTTCGGTGTGATCCCGAAGATTGCCAAATGGTTCTTCGAAAAGATCGAAGGCGAAAAAACGGCGCACTACATATTTGTACTTACTGTTGTCTTCTTTGCTGCCTTCCTGGCGGAAATGGCAAACCTTGAACCAATCATCGGCGCATTCGTTGCGGGTTTAGCACTGAATAAATTGATTCCACATTCATCTGCGTTGATGAATAGAGTCGAGTTTATCGGTAATGCGATATTTATCCCATTCTTCTTGATTTCTGTGGGCATGATCGTTGATATCAGCGTGTTTACAAAGGGAGAGGGGCTAACGGTATTTTACGTGGCAGGTGTATTGACGCTAGTTGGCGTCGTGGGTAAATTCCTGGCAGCTACCGCTACTCAATGGGTGTTTAAATACAACAACAACGAGCGAAACCTTATCTTCGGTCTTAGTAATGCCCATGCGGCCGCAACACTTGCGATCATCATGGTAGGATACAACAATGACATCATTGATGAAAACGTATTGAACGGTACGATCGTCTTGATCTTAGTAAGCTGTATCATTGCATCGATTGTTACGGAGAATGCTTCCAAGAAAATCGTCATGGCTGGTCATCAGGATCAGGAACATATGGAGCATGTAGAAGAGCACGAGGAACAAATTTTGATTCCTATTGCAAACCTCAACAATATGGAAGCGATTTTGGATTTTGCAACATTGATCAAATCTAAGAAATCACCCCACCCATTAAATATTTTAAGCGTTGTTCCTAACGATGAACAGGCTGAGCGAAATGTACATCTCGCCAGACAGAACCTTGATAAAATGGCGAAATATGCTTCAGGTTCGGAGACCGACGTTGAATTGATTACGGCAATCGATTTCAACATTGCCAACGGTATCGGGCGAGCCTCGCGTGAAGCTTTTGCAGACTGTCTTATCCTGGGTTGGCCTTCGGCAACATCTTTCGTGGAAAAAATCGTAGGTGAGAAAACCGAAAGTATCTTGAACCGGACGGATGCCAGTCTTTTTATGTGTCGCTTAGACAAACCATTTATCACAAACAAATCCATTACTATTTTTGTTCCCCCATTGGCTGAATCGGAAGTCGGTTTTGCCTACTGGATGGAAAAGATGAGTAAATTCGCACAAGAGCTTTCGCTCCCAATCAGATATGTTTGTAATTTCAGAACCAAACAAGCTATTGAAATCATGCTAGACACGCTGAAATCCAGCATTCCGGTAAGCTATGATCTATATGAAGATTGGGATAATATCTATGGATTGGCAACATTCTCAAATGCAGACTCGCTGCTTGTCTTTGTATCTTCCCGCTATGGTGAAGTATCCTATAGAGACTCGTTAGATGGTTTGGCAAAACGCGTTGGGAAGTACTACAAAAATCAGAACTTAATCTTAATCTTTCCTGCTCGTTTGGCAGATATGCATATCGATGAGTACGAAGATGTTCAAACTGCGCCTATTTTCCGCAAAATCAGCCGTGAAATTGGTAACATGTTTGGGAAAGATAAAAACTAA
- a CDS encoding ABC transporter permease, translated as MNFPFFLAKRITLSGNRTFSKLIVRVTIGALTLAILAIIMAVAILRGFKGEITDKQRGFFGDVIILKNDRNDSYVNTPISLTKSQIQTLEADSNVINVYPFATKAGIMNVKGEVEGVLLKGIDQDYDQEFLSKTIIEGEPIDFKAENAENQLLISSLIANRLNLKVGDDFIMYFIQEPVRKRKFTIRGIYTTNSEELDKIYVIGSLSLIRKLNNLADNEVGGYEVRVKDFNQLAKTTQDVNDQLPIELYATNVVEQMPDIFNWLNMLDMNDNIIFVLMVVVAVINMISALLISILERSPMIGILKSLGMQNRKIRTVFLYNSLYLIGYGLLLGNFLAIALYFFQRSTHFFKLDPSVYYVSFVPMDISWLTVIWLNLALIFIALITLFIPSMLISRISPIKTIQFK; from the coding sequence TTGAATTTTCCATTTTTCTTAGCCAAACGAATCACACTATCTGGAAATCGTACTTTCTCGAAACTAATCGTGCGAGTAACGATTGGAGCTTTGACGCTCGCAATTTTGGCAATTATTATGGCTGTCGCGATACTGCGAGGATTCAAGGGCGAAATCACAGATAAGCAGCGCGGCTTCTTTGGTGATGTCATTATCTTAAAAAATGATCGTAACGACTCCTATGTCAATACTCCAATTTCACTTACAAAGAGTCAAATCCAAACGCTGGAGGCAGACAGTAATGTCATCAATGTATATCCTTTTGCTACCAAAGCCGGAATAATGAACGTGAAGGGCGAAGTCGAAGGCGTTCTCCTGAAAGGAATTGATCAGGATTATGATCAGGAGTTCCTTTCCAAAACGATTATAGAGGGAGAACCTATAGACTTCAAAGCAGAGAATGCCGAAAACCAATTGCTTATCTCCAGCCTTATTGCAAATCGGCTGAACCTTAAAGTAGGGGATGATTTCATTATGTATTTCATCCAAGAACCGGTTAGAAAGCGGAAATTTACTATTCGGGGGATTTATACAACAAACTCAGAAGAGTTAGATAAGATCTATGTAATCGGTTCCTTATCGTTAATTCGCAAGCTGAACAATCTTGCAGACAACGAAGTGGGCGGCTATGAAGTACGGGTAAAGGACTTCAACCAGCTAGCAAAGACAACTCAAGACGTCAATGATCAGCTTCCTATCGAATTATATGCAACGAATGTCGTAGAACAAATGCCGGATATCTTCAACTGGTTGAATATGCTCGATATGAACGACAATATCATCTTTGTGCTGATGGTCGTCGTAGCAGTCATCAATATGATATCGGCCTTATTGATCAGTATCCTTGAGCGATCACCGATGATTGGTATCTTGAAATCGCTGGGTATGCAAAATCGAAAAATTCGAACTGTATTCCTTTATAATTCGCTTTATTTAATCGGATACGGACTTTTGTTAGGTAACTTTCTTGCGATTGCACTTTATTTTTTCCAACGCAGCACACATTTCTTCAAGCTGGACCCGTCGGTTTACTACGTTTCCTTCGTGCCAATGGATATCTCCTGGCTTACAGTTATTTGGCTCAACCTGGCTTTGATCTTTATTGCGTTGATAACCCTATTTATCCCTTCTATGCTGATTAGCCGAATATCGCCAATCAAGACCATTCAGTTTAAATAG
- the fmt gene encoding methionyl-tRNA formyltransferase yields MRIIFMGTPDFAVASLKALIDAGEEVVAVVTAPDKPAGRGQKLHQSAVKQFAVENNLPVLQPEKLRSPEFIEELRSFRADLQVVVAFRMLPEIVWNMPKNGTVNVHGSLLPNYRGAAPINHAVINGEKKTGVTTFLLQHEIDTGNILLADEVEIKETDDAGTVHDNLMHLGAKLIVKTVDAIKRGSIDPIPQSGLINESDIKHAPKIFKEDCQINWEKDTTTVYNFIRGLSPYPTAFTHLDNKVLKVYKTEKELIPHNYEAGKFISDGKTYLKVATLDGFIKLNEIQIEGKKRMYVADFLRGYKSEETIIVP; encoded by the coding sequence ATGCGTATAATTTTCATGGGTACCCCCGATTTTGCGGTTGCCTCGTTAAAAGCTTTAATAGATGCAGGTGAAGAGGTTGTGGCAGTAGTGACGGCGCCTGACAAACCTGCAGGTAGAGGTCAAAAGTTACATCAGTCTGCTGTCAAACAATTTGCAGTAGAAAATAATCTTCCGGTTCTACAACCGGAGAAACTTAGATCTCCGGAATTTATAGAGGAGCTCCGCTCTTTCCGCGCAGACTTGCAAGTTGTGGTAGCTTTTAGAATGTTACCTGAAATCGTATGGAACATGCCAAAAAATGGCACTGTAAATGTTCATGGGTCGTTATTGCCAAATTATCGCGGCGCTGCCCCTATTAATCATGCAGTAATCAACGGTGAAAAGAAAACTGGGGTAACCACATTTTTGCTTCAACATGAAATAGATACCGGAAATATTCTATTAGCGGACGAGGTTGAGATTAAGGAAACTGATGATGCCGGAACAGTGCATGATAATCTGATGCACCTAGGAGCTAAGTTAATCGTAAAAACCGTAGATGCGATAAAGCGCGGATCAATAGATCCGATTCCGCAGAGCGGGCTTATCAATGAATCGGATATTAAACATGCTCCGAAAATCTTTAAAGAAGATTGCCAGATTAACTGGGAAAAAGATACTACTACGGTTTACAACTTCATTCGTGGCCTAAGCCCCTATCCTACTGCTTTTACGCATCTGGACAACAAAGTTTTAAAGGTATACAAAACAGAAAAGGAACTGATTCCGCACAATTATGAAGCAGGAAAATTTATCAGCGATGGTAAAACTTATCTCAAGGTAGCAACCCTTGATGGCTTTATTAAATTAAATGAAATTCAAATCGAGGGAAAAAAGCGAATGTATGTCGCAGACTTTCTTAGAGGCTATAAATCCGAAGAAACTATCATTGTTCCTTAA
- a CDS encoding helix-turn-helix domain-containing protein yields MPIMIHLDQMMSKKKMSLNELSDKVGITLSNLSIIKNQKAKAIRLSTLDAICRALECQPGDILEFKEQ; encoded by the coding sequence ATGCCAATTATGATTCACTTGGACCAGATGATGTCTAAAAAGAAAATGTCACTCAATGAATTGAGTGACAAAGTGGGAATAACGTTATCAAATCTATCCATCATAAAGAATCAGAAAGCGAAAGCTATCCGATTAAGTACGTTGGATGCGATTTGTCGGGCGCTGGAATGTCAGCCCGGGGATATCTTAGAGTTTAAGGAACAATGA
- a CDS encoding sigma-70 family RNA polymerase sigma factor, which yields MRQLKITQSITNRESQSLDKYLHEIGKVDLISAEEEVILAQRIREGDQVALEKLTKTNLRFVVSVAKQYQNQGLTLGDLINEGNLGLIKAAKRFDETKGFKFISYAVWWIRQSILQAIAEQSRIVRLPLNQVGSLSKISKAFSKLEQEYEREPSPEELADILETTVDKVSDTLSNSGRHVSMDAPFVQGEENTLLDVLENSDPDTDSSLIDESLSEEIKRSLATLTEREREIIVLFFGLGSNHQLSLEEIGEKFSLTRERVRQIKDKALQRLRHTSRSKILKSYLG from the coding sequence ATGAGACAGCTCAAAATTACGCAATCCATCACCAATCGTGAGTCCCAATCGTTAGATAAATACTTACATGAAATTGGAAAAGTAGATTTAATTTCAGCAGAAGAAGAAGTTATTCTAGCGCAAAGAATCCGCGAAGGTGATCAAGTAGCATTAGAGAAATTAACAAAAACCAATCTTCGCTTTGTCGTTTCAGTTGCAAAACAATATCAGAATCAAGGTTTAACATTAGGTGACTTGATCAATGAGGGCAATTTAGGCTTAATTAAGGCAGCAAAACGCTTTGACGAAACAAAAGGATTTAAGTTTATCTCCTATGCGGTTTGGTGGATTCGTCAATCTATTCTTCAAGCAATTGCAGAGCAATCTCGTATCGTTCGTCTACCGTTAAACCAAGTAGGATCATTAAGTAAAATTAGTAAAGCCTTCTCGAAACTTGAGCAAGAATACGAACGTGAGCCATCACCAGAAGAGTTAGCAGATATCCTTGAAACAACAGTGGATAAAGTATCTGATACTTTAAGTAATTCTGGCCGCCACGTATCTATGGATGCTCCTTTCGTGCAAGGAGAAGAAAACACATTACTTGACGTTTTAGAAAATAGCGACCCAGATACAGATAGTTCTTTAATTGATGAGTCTTTATCCGAAGAAATCAAACGTTCGTTAGCAACATTAACAGAAAGAGAACGCGAAATCATCGTTTTATTCTTTGGATTAGGATCTAATCATCAATTGTCACTTGAGGAAATCGGCGAAAAATTTAGCTTAACTAGAGAACGCGTTCGTCAAATTAAAGATAAAGCTTTACAGAGACTACGTCATACTTCTAGAAGCAAGATTCTTAAATCGTATTTAGGATAG
- a CDS encoding helix-turn-helix domain-containing protein produces the protein MNALGKKIRLLRHQKGWSQEDVAKRLDISIPAFSKIETGITDVNLSRLNQISKLFGLSLVQLLSTSDPEEDKQIQNEVNELQKRLQAREAEVIDLQKKVIDLYEQLHKK, from the coding sequence ATGAATGCATTAGGAAAAAAAATTAGATTACTTAGACACCAGAAGGGCTGGAGTCAGGAGGATGTAGCCAAGCGATTGGATATCTCAATTCCTGCGTTTTCAAAGATTGAAACCGGAATTACCGATGTCAACCTTTCTAGGCTGAACCAAATTTCAAAGTTATTCGGATTGTCATTAGTACAACTTTTATCCACTTCAGATCCTGAAGAAGATAAGCAAATCCAGAACGAAGTTAATGAATTACAGAAGAGATTACAGGCTCGTGAGGCTGAAGTAATTGATTTACAGAAAAAAGTAATTGACTTATACGAACAATTACACAAGAAATAA
- a CDS encoding UDP-N-acetylmuramate--L-alanine ligase, with protein MRIHFIAIGGSIMHNLAINLAEQGHQVSGSDDQIVEPSKSHLLEAGLLPKELGWFPEKVSEDIDAVILGMHAEEENPELKKAQELGLKIYSFPEFVYEQSVDKIRVVIAGTYGKTTITSMIMHVLKKLGKPFDYLVGAQLEGFDDLLQLNPDNNLMIIEGDEYYASSVDKHSKFLEYKPNIALISGVEWDHFKTVIDEEAYYKQFEDFIRTIFPKGTLIYNKDDERTRAIVERTMDIKINRHGYKLPEYSINKGVTYLNHGEDRIPLKIFGKHNLSNVAGAFTVCEWLGVKRDEFYHAIQDFKSSIRYLEFVASQNGSVVYQDFAHTPSKLRSSIHAVKEQFPNQALVTVIELNAYDSLDPHFIQEYTNSMNESDFAAVFVNISLLKEKNIVLDNAIENLTQAFNHPSFQVITQIADLEHFLEGFKSTGYNLLFMSSNNYNGVNMSSFADKFLRNF; from the coding sequence ATGCGTATTCATTTTATTGCCATAGGCGGAAGCATTATGCATAATTTGGCTATTAACTTAGCCGAGCAAGGCCATCAGGTTAGTGGTTCTGACGATCAAATCGTGGAACCCTCTAAATCGCATTTACTGGAAGCCGGGCTGCTTCCTAAAGAATTAGGATGGTTTCCCGAGAAAGTAAGTGAGGATATCGATGCTGTCATTCTTGGGATGCATGCCGAGGAAGAAAATCCGGAGCTTAAAAAGGCTCAGGAATTAGGTCTTAAAATCTACTCGTTTCCAGAATTCGTATATGAGCAAAGTGTAGACAAAATACGCGTCGTAATCGCAGGGACTTATGGTAAAACGACCATCACAAGCATGATTATGCATGTGTTGAAGAAGCTCGGCAAGCCATTCGACTACCTAGTAGGCGCTCAATTAGAAGGATTTGATGACTTATTGCAGCTAAATCCGGACAATAATCTCATGATCATCGAGGGTGATGAATATTACGCATCCTCCGTGGATAAGCATTCTAAATTCTTAGAATATAAACCTAATATCGCATTGATTTCCGGAGTAGAGTGGGATCACTTTAAAACTGTTATCGATGAAGAAGCTTATTATAAGCAATTTGAGGACTTTATAAGAACGATTTTTCCCAAAGGTACTCTAATCTATAATAAGGACGATGAGCGCACTAGAGCGATTGTAGAGCGCACTATGGATATCAAAATAAATCGCCATGGATATAAGCTCCCTGAGTATTCTATAAACAAAGGAGTAACCTATTTAAATCATGGCGAAGATCGCATTCCGTTAAAGATTTTCGGAAAACATAACCTCTCTAATGTCGCAGGCGCTTTTACGGTGTGTGAATGGCTGGGTGTTAAGCGAGATGAGTTTTATCATGCTATCCAGGACTTCAAGAGTTCAATTCGTTATCTAGAATTTGTCGCAAGTCAGAATGGCAGTGTAGTCTACCAAGATTTCGCCCATACGCCGTCCAAATTACGTTCAAGTATTCACGCAGTCAAAGAACAGTTTCCGAATCAAGCACTCGTTACGGTTATCGAATTGAATGCTTATGATAGTCTTGATCCACACTTTATTCAAGAGTACACAAATAGTATGAATGAGTCAGATTTCGCGGCTGTTTTTGTGAATATTTCTCTTTTAAAGGAAAAAAATATAGTATTGGATAATGCTATTGAAAATTTAACTCAAGCGTTCAACCATCCTTCATTCCAAGTGATAACGCAAATAGCTGATTTAGAGCACTTTTTAGAGGGTTTTAAGTCAACTGGGTACAATTTGCTATTTATGAGTTCAAACAATTACAATGGGGTAAATATGTCAAGCTTTGCAGACAAATTTTTAAGAAATTTTTAA
- the prmA gene encoding 50S ribosomal protein L11 methyltransferase — MKYSAVTFTSSSIEDWQKDLLISELAEIGFDTFEDIDGGFEAYIPSANLDIQALESVLLSEVDGFDLDYQVKEIEEKNWNQIWESNFNPILVDNTCYVRATFHEDRPEYPYQIIIDPKMSFGTGHHQTTSMMLSFILENEFNGKEVLDMGCGTGILAILASKRGAKQLLAVDYDPVCVDSVIENVQLNDVSNIAAKLGSKEAIEGLSFETILANINRNILLDQLDTYAACLANGGELYLSGFYDGEDLEILKQKAESVGFQYVENKVLDNWCAAKFTKAN; from the coding sequence ATGAAATACTCAGCAGTTACTTTTACGTCTTCAAGTATTGAAGATTGGCAAAAGGATTTGCTAATTTCTGAATTAGCAGAAATTGGTTTTGATACTTTCGAAGATATTGATGGAGGTTTCGAAGCCTATATCCCTTCTGCTAATTTAGATATCCAAGCTTTGGAATCTGTGTTGCTAAGCGAAGTTGATGGATTTGACCTAGACTATCAGGTAAAGGAAATTGAGGAGAAAAATTGGAACCAGATTTGGGAAAGTAACTTCAACCCGATTCTTGTCGATAATACGTGCTATGTTCGTGCAACATTTCATGAAGATCGCCCAGAGTACCCATATCAGATAATCATCGATCCTAAAATGTCATTTGGCACAGGTCATCATCAGACGACTTCCATGATGCTTTCTTTTATTCTAGAAAACGAATTCAATGGAAAAGAAGTCTTGGACATGGGCTGTGGTACGGGAATTTTAGCGATTCTTGCTTCAAAAAGAGGAGCAAAGCAATTGCTTGCTGTTGACTACGATCCAGTTTGTGTCGACAGTGTGATTGAGAATGTTCAATTAAATGATGTTAGTAATATAGCGGCTAAATTGGGTTCTAAGGAAGCTATTGAGGGCTTGTCTTTTGAGACTATTCTTGCTAATATCAACCGGAATATTTTGCTAGATCAGTTGGATACCTATGCTGCCTGTTTGGCTAATGGAGGCGAACTATATCTTTCCGGCTTCTATGATGGAGAAGATCTCGAAATTCTCAAACAAAAGGCCGAGTCAGTTGGTTTCCAATATGTGGAAAATAAAGTTCTCGATAATTGGTGTGCAGCCAAGTTTACTAAAGCTAATTAA
- the tpiA gene encoding triose-phosphate isomerase — MRKNIVAGNWKMNMDYEQGVSLFSEIVNMVKDEVRGNQEVVVCSPFIHLPALAKLSAPVANVAIGAQNIHQAESGAFTGEISASQVKSTGASYVILGHSERRAYFGETDELLAEKVDAALKHDLKPIFCIGETKEERESGSFFDIIKTQLSKGLFHLSPEAFKSVVLAYEPVWAIGTGLTASPEQAQEVHAFIRKTIAEKYGETIADDTTILYGGSANPSNAQSLFSQPDIDGGLIGGASLKSRDFLQIISVFNA; from the coding sequence ATGCGTAAGAACATCGTAGCAGGAAACTGGAAAATGAACATGGATTATGAGCAGGGTGTAAGCCTTTTCTCAGAAATTGTGAACATGGTGAAAGATGAGGTCAGAGGAAATCAAGAAGTTGTGGTATGTAGTCCTTTTATCCATTTGCCGGCTTTAGCTAAATTAAGCGCTCCTGTAGCCAACGTGGCGATAGGTGCACAGAATATTCATCAAGCGGAATCAGGTGCCTTTACAGGCGAAATATCGGCTTCTCAAGTAAAATCTACAGGTGCGAGCTATGTTATCCTAGGCCATTCAGAGCGTAGAGCTTATTTCGGTGAAACTGATGAGTTATTGGCTGAAAAAGTAGATGCTGCTTTGAAACATGATTTGAAGCCTATATTCTGTATTGGTGAAACAAAAGAAGAGCGCGAATCGGGTTCTTTCTTCGATATCATCAAAACGCAATTGAGCAAAGGTTTATTTCATTTAAGTCCTGAAGCGTTTAAATCGGTCGTTTTAGCATATGAACCAGTTTGGGCTATCGGAACAGGATTAACGGCTAGCCCGGAGCAAGCGCAAGAAGTTCATGCTTTTATCCGCAAAACTATTGCTGAAAAGTATGGAGAAACTATTGCTGACGATACGACTATCCTTTATGGCGGAAGTGCTAATCCATCTAATGCGCAAAGCTTATTCTCACAACCGGATATTGATGGCGGTTTGATTGGCGGTGCATCTTTGAAATCTCGCGATTTCTTACAAATTATTAGTGTATTTAACGCGTAA
- a CDS encoding putative sugar nucleotidyl transferase produces the protein MSCSIVLYDNAEWRRQLLPFSATRPVGNLRVGICTIDEKWRQIFGKEVGYLTVDYLQDAFPLINSDTTYNLIIKASVLPSDQLLEAIDRLSVGECLVKNGAWIAAKTELLPVGIDITFSDLKPINVDFPIEEVCYPEDIYLHNKKQLLFDFNLLTKGRSTAKLSSSNMIFGEWIFVEEGAQVESVSLNSLNGPIYIGKHANLEEGSFLRGYVGIGDSARVKMGSRLYENVSIGPQSTVGGEVNNSVLWGNSAKGHDGYLGCSVIGEGCNLGAGTSNSNLKNNWSTVKLYDYFSGGMRDTKLQKCGLMMGDYAMAAINSSFNTGSVIGVGAQIALSKFIPKFVPDFSWLTDKEYTDYKLDGFLNMLQRKQGSANSNHLKGYEIIRRVFKDTESLRVQLINH, from the coding sequence ATGTCCTGTTCTATCGTATTATATGATAATGCCGAATGGCGGAGGCAATTGTTGCCTTTTAGCGCCACGAGGCCTGTAGGCAATCTACGTGTTGGCATATGTACGATAGATGAAAAATGGCGCCAAATCTTCGGAAAGGAGGTTGGCTATTTGACCGTAGATTATCTTCAGGATGCATTTCCGCTGATCAATTCCGATACTACATATAATCTGATTATTAAAGCTAGTGTTCTGCCATCAGATCAATTGCTTGAGGCAATCGATAGGTTGTCTGTCGGCGAATGTTTGGTTAAGAATGGAGCGTGGATAGCAGCAAAAACAGAACTACTTCCTGTAGGAATAGATATTACGTTTTCTGATCTTAAACCGATTAACGTTGATTTTCCAATAGAGGAAGTTTGTTACCCTGAAGACATTTATCTGCACAATAAGAAACAATTGCTTTTCGATTTTAATTTATTGACCAAAGGAAGGAGTACCGCCAAGTTGAGCAGTAGCAATATGATCTTTGGTGAATGGATTTTTGTTGAAGAGGGTGCTCAAGTTGAAAGCGTCAGTTTAAATAGCCTGAATGGACCCATCTATATTGGAAAGCACGCGAATCTAGAAGAGGGCAGCTTTCTTAGAGGCTATGTAGGAATTGGAGATAGCGCTCGGGTTAAAATGGGGTCTCGACTGTATGAGAATGTGTCGATCGGGCCTCAAAGCACAGTAGGAGGTGAGGTCAATAACTCTGTCCTTTGGGGTAACAGCGCGAAAGGACATGACGGTTATCTGGGATGTTCGGTTATTGGTGAGGGCTGCAATTTAGGCGCCGGCACAAGTAACTCAAACTTGAAGAATAACTGGAGTACAGTCAAATTATATGACTATTTTAGCGGAGGAATGCGTGATACCAAATTGCAGAAATGTGGATTGATGATGGGGGATTATGCAATGGCAGCTATAAATTCCTCATTTAATACGGGAAGCGTGATTGGCGTCGGTGCGCAGATAGCATTGTCGAAATTTATTCCCAAATTTGTTCCAGATTTTAGTTGGTTAACCGACAAGGAGTACACCGATTATAAGTTGGATGGATTTTTAAATATGTTGCAGCGAAAGCAGGGCTCGGCAAATAGCAATCATTTAAAAGGTTATGAAATAATAAGACGTGTTTTTAAGGACACAGAGAGTTTAAGAGTGCAATTAATCAACCATTAA
- a CDS encoding type B 50S ribosomal protein L31, producing MKKDLHPSNYRLVVFKDMSNDYAFITKSCVDTKETITWEDGTEYPLVKLEISHTSHPFYTGKMKLVDTAGRIDKFRSRYNKK from the coding sequence ATGAAAAAAGATTTGCATCCATCGAACTACAGATTAGTTGTTTTCAAAGACATGTCTAACGACTACGCTTTCATCACTAAATCTTGTGTTGACACAAAAGAGACCATTACTTGGGAAGATGGTACTGAATATCCATTAGTGAAATTAGAGATTTCTCACACTTCACACCCTTTTTACACTGGTAAGATGAAATTAGTTGATACAGCCGGACGTATTGATAAATTCCGTAGCCGTTACAACAAGAAATAA